The Pseudoliparis swirei isolate HS2019 ecotype Mariana Trench chromosome 1, NWPU_hadal_v1, whole genome shotgun sequence genome has a window encoding:
- the kat2b gene encoding histone acetyltransferase KAT2B isoform X1, which yields MADSAGIQQGSPAIGAAGLVPAAPGAGGTEGSGAAGGSARIAVKKAQLRSSSRPKKLEKLGVYSSCKAEGACKCNGWKSQNPPPTPPRTDQPSSTVNLQEPCRSCSHTLGDHVTHLENVSEEEMNRLLGIVLDVEYLYTCVHKEEDADTKQVYFSLFKLLRKSILQMGKPMLEAQESPPFEKPSIEQVITFLSCSSTRINTNVFIVSICFLFCKKGVNNFVQYKFSHLPIKERQTIMELAKMFLNQINYWQLETPSQRRQRVPNEDAAGYKANYTRWLCYCNVPQFCDSLPRYETTQIFGRTLLRSVFTVMRKQLLEQARQEKDKLPPEKRTLILTHFPKFLSMLEEEVYSHSSAIWRQDFLAGAPGGQIPIHTVISAPSVARPLYYSTSPVPVDQSTCGSVSPARKTVSVLEPSPVGEKRKPTEPLPHEESKRPRVVGDIPVELINEVMATMTDPAAIPETSLLSAHSARDEAARLEERRGVIEFHVIGNSLNQKPNKRILMWLVGLQNVFSHQLPRMPKEYITRLVFDPKHKTLSLIKDGRVIGGICFRMFPSQGFTEIVFCAVTSNEQVKGYGTHLMNHLKEYHIKHEILNFLTYADEYAIGYFKKQGFSKDIKVPKAKYVGYIKDYEGATLMGCELNPSIPYTEFSVIIKKQKEIIKKLIERKQAQIRKVYPGLSCFKEGVRQIPIENIPGIRETGWKPVGKGKELKDPDQLYSTLKTILQHVKSHPNAWPFMEPVKKTEAPGYYQVIRFPMDLKTMSERLKSRYYTTRKLFMADMQRIFTNCREYNPPESEYYKCANLLEKFLYTKIKEAGLIEK from the exons ATGGCCGACAGCGCTGGGATTCAGCAAGGTTCGCCGGCCATCGGGGCTGCGGGCCTGGTTCCGGCCGCACCTGGAGCCGGGGGGACGGAAGGCTCCGGCGCCGCTGGAGGATCCGCACGTATCGCCGTGAAGAAGGCGCAACTCCGCTCTTCATCTCGGCCAAAGAAACTGGAAAAACTCGGAGTGTATTCATCCTGCAAA GCTGAGGGAGCCTGCAAGTGTAATGGCTGGAAAAGTCAAAACCCCCCTCCCACACCCCCACGTACCGACCAGCCGTCTAGCACAGTCAACCTGCAGGAGCCTTGCCGGAGCTGCTCTCACACTTTGG GTGATCATGTGACccatttagaaaatgtttcTGAGGAGGAAATGAACAGACTATTGGGTATTGTCCTGGATGTAGAGTATCTCTACACATGTGTTCACAAAGAGGAGGATGCTGACACTAAACAGGTCTACTTTTCCCTCTTCAAA CTGTTGAGGAAATCCATCCTACAGATGGGTAAACCAATGCTGGAAGCACAGGAGAGTCCTCCATTTGAAAAACCCAGCATCGAGCAGGTCATTACATTTCTCTCATGTTCATCAACGCGTATCAATACGAATGTTTTTATCGTGTCTATATGTTTTCTCTTCTGCAAAAAGGGGGTGAACAACTTTGTCCAGTACAAATTCAGCCACCTGCCCATTAAGGAACGTCAAACCATCATGGAACTGGCCAAGATGTTTCTCAACCAAATCAACTACTGGCAGCTTGAAACGCCCTCTCAGAGACGCCAGAGGGTTCCTAATGAGGATGCCGCTGGATACAAAGCCAACTACACCAG GTGGCTGTGCTACTGCAACGTGCCTCAGTTCTGTGACAGTCTGCCCCGGTACGAGACCACTCAGATCTTCGGCCGGACGCTGTTGCGTTCAGTGTTCACTGTGATGAGGAAACAACTGCTGGAGCAGGCGAGACAGGAAAAGGACAAGTTGCCACCAGAAAAACGTACACTCATCCTCACACACTTTCCCAA GTTCCTGTccatgctggaggaggaggtgtacaGCCATAGTTCTGCGATCTGGAGACAAGACTTCTTGGCAGGAGCGCCAGGAGGGCAGATACCTatccacacag TTATCAGTGCGCCCTCTGTGGCCAGGCCATTGTACTACAGCACCAGCCCCGTGCCAGTGGACCAATCGACCTGCGGCAGTGTCAGCCCTGCCAGGAAAACAGTTTCTGTATTGGAGCCAAGCCCAG TTGGAGAAAAGCGTAAACCCACTGAGCCACTGCCCCATGAGGAAAGCAAGAGACCGAGGGTAGTGGGCGACATCCCCGTGGAGCTCATCAATGAGGTCATGGCAACCATGACCGATCCTGCCGCCATTCCAGAG ACCAGTCTGCTGTCAGCTCACTCTGCACGCGATGAAGCTGCTCGCCTCGAGGAGCGCAGGGGGGTGATTGAATTCCACGTTATTGGTAACTCCCTAAATCAGAAGCCCAATAAGAGGATCTTGATGTGGCTCGTCGGCCTCCAGAACGTGTTCTCTCACCAGCTGCCCCGCATGCCCAAGGAGTACATCACGCGGCTGGTCTTTGATCC GAAGCACAAGACGCTGTCACTTATCAAAGATGGCCGCGTGATCGGAGGGATCTGCTTTCGAATGTTTCCATCGCAGGGCTTCACGGAGATTGTCTTTTGTGCGGTGACCTCCAACGAACAGGTCAAG GGTTATGGGACACATTTAATGAACCACCTGAAGGAATATCACATAAAGCATGAAATCCTCAACTTCCTCACTTACGCTGATGAGTACGCCATTGGCTACTTCAAGAAACAG GGTTTCTCAAAGGACATCAAGGTTCCCAAGGCCAAATACGTGGGCTACATCAAGGACTATGAAGGAGCCACGCTCATGGGCTGTGAACTCAACCCCAGCATTCCCTACACCGAGTTTTCTGTCATTATCAAGAAGcagaaggag ATCATCAAAAAGCTGATCGAGAGGAAGCAGGCGCAGATCAGAAAAGTCTATCCGGGGCTTTCCTGTTTTAAGGAAGGAGTTCGACAGATTCCCATCGAGAACATTCCTGGAATAC GTGAAACTGGCTGGAAGCCTGTGGGCAAAGG GAAGGAATTGAAGGACCCAGATCAATTGTACAGCACTCTGAAGACTATCCTGCAGCATGTGAAG AGTCACCCGAATGCCTGGCCTTTCATGGAGCCAGTGAAGAAAACAGAGGCACCCGGGTACTATCAAGTAATTCGCTTCCCAATGG ACCTTAAGACAATGAGCGAGCGTCTGAAGAGCAGATACTACACGACACGCAAGTTGTTCATGGCCGACATGCAGCGCATCTTCACCAACTGTCGGGAATACAACCCTCCAGAGAGCGAGTACTATAAGTGTGCCAATTTACTGGAGAAATTCCTCTACACCAAGATCAAAGAAGCAGGCCTCATTGAAAAGTAG
- the rab5aa gene encoding RAB5A, member RAS oncogene family, a: MANRGGATRPNGPNAGNKICQFKLVLLGESAVGKSSLVLRFVKGQFHEFQESTIGAAFLTQTVCLDDTTVKFEIWDTAGQERYHSLAPMYYRGAQAAIVVYDITNEESFARAKNWVKELQRQASPNIVIALSGNKADLANKRAVDFQDAQSYADDNSLLFMETSAKTSMNVNEIFMAIAKRLPKSEPQAAGANSGRNRGVDLTEAAQPVKAPCCSA; the protein is encoded by the exons ATGGCCAACCGTGGAGGAGCTACGAGACCCAATGGACCCAATGCAGGGAACAAGATCTGTCAGTTTAAGCTGGTCCTCCTGGGGGAGTCCGCCGTTGGGAAGTCCAGCTTAGTGCTCCGCTTCGTCAAGGGTCAGTTCCATGAATTCCAGGAGAGCACGATAGGAG CTGCCTTCCTCACCCAGACAGTGTGTTTAGATGACACAACGGTGAAGTTTGAAATCTGGGACACTGCCGGTCAGGAGCGTTACCACAGTTTGGCCCCCATGTATTACAGAGGAGCGCAGGCAGCCATCGTGGTCTACGACATCACCAACGAG GAGTCTTTTGCGCGGGCAAAGAACTGGGTGAAGGAGCTGCAAAGACAAGCTAGCCCTAATATAGTCATCGCTCTGTCGGGCAACAAGGCCGACCTCGCTAACAAGAGAGCTGTTGACTTCCAG GATGCCCAGTCCTACGCAGATGACAACAGCTTACTCTTCATGGAGACATCGGCCAAGACATCTATGAACGTGAATGAGATATTTATGGCTATTG CTAAGAGATTGCCGAAGAGTGAGCCACAGGCTGCAGGAGCCAATAGTGGGCGGAACCGGGGAGTGGACCTGACGGAGGCTGCCCAGCCGGTCAAGGCTCCGTGCTGCAGTGCCTAA
- the otud6b gene encoding deubiquitinase OTUD6B isoform X1, producing the protein MDGRKRAGGAGKARLKKRKALEEDAAKCAKLTDLFSRGQTQVATAKIQSMKNAIPKNDKKRRKQLTEEIAKIEADLNQKHEEELRPLTSTADTEVEQVLNGVEAINMDDEEEEEGKQPRLTKAQKRRDKKAAEEKERESRIAEAEVENLQGVRHLEGLKLAQKLAQQQLQIKEISSDGHCMYRAIEDQLAQRSKPGLITCVKDLRSRSAEHMRGHADDFLPFLTNTNTGDMYTTDEFEKYCSDVEHTAAWGGQLELQALTQVLHLPIEVIQADSATIKIGEEFESQPITLVYMRHAYGLGEHYNSVEVLKDPASVEDG; encoded by the exons atggacgggaggaagagggccggaggggctggaaaagccaggttgaaaaaaagaaaggcattggaggaggatgctgccaaatgtgccaagcttaccgatttattttcaagaggacaaacacaagtggcaactg CTAAAATCCAGAGCATGAAAAATGCGATCCCCAAAAATGACAAGAAAAGGAGGAAACAGTTGACAGAGGAGATTGCAAAAATTGAGGCTGATCTCAACCAGAAGCATGAGGAAGAATTGAGGCCACTCACATCTACAGCTGACACAGAG GTGGAACAGGTGTTAAATGGAGTGGAGGCCataaatatggacgatgaagaagaagaggaggggaaacagCCACGTTTAACCAAGGCCCAGAAAAGAAGG GACAAGAAGGCTgccgaggagaaagagagagagagcaggataGCGGAGGCCGAGGTAGAAAACCTGCAAGGTGTGAGGCACCTGGAGGGTTTAAAGCTGGCTCAGAAACTCGCACAACAGCAGCTTCAGATCAAGGAAATCTCCTCTGACGGCCACTGCATGTACCGCGCCATTGAAGATCAGCTGGCACAGCGGTCAAAG CCTGGATTAATCACGTGTGTGAAGGACCTGCGATCCCGCAGTGCTGAGCACATGAGAGGCCACGCTGACgacttcctccctttcctcaccaacaccaacactgGTGACATGTACACAACAG ATGAGTTTGAGAAATATTGCAGTGACGTGGAGCACACAGCAGCTTGGGGTGGGCAACTGGAA TTGCAAGCTTTGACCCAAGTTCTTCACTTGCCAATAGAAGTGATCCAGGCCGACTCTGCAACTATAAAAATCGGGGAGGAATTTGAGAGTCAACCCATCACCCTTGT CTATATGCGTCATGCCTATGGACTCGGAGAGCACTACAATTCTGTGGAGGTGCTGAAGGACCCAGCCAGTGTCGAGGACGGCTGA
- the lrrc69 gene encoding leucine-rich repeat-containing protein 69 encodes MTESVLIALYRNATSLNLTCKKLKVVPTCVSTIANLSVLLLNNNSICALPAELRALRHLAELNLGNNALNEVPAVLGHLESLKKLYLFSNQITALPPDVIDGLRNLVVLNLNHNRIRRLPPEIKSLSRLRHLSVLDNELEEVPVELGHLTELTEVNLTSNNLSWLPPQLYKCKDLTKLHVARNKLTSLPEGIVALAKLRVLDVAGNKLYMFPAEFHLLPLRELYYEGNRFVRCEPMSSVQDVEVLTLKELAARFVLQEDRKQSSLVHTMLPHYPTLTALLDNCSCCAFCRKPFLGTWLECVHFINLKKDMKMKSLQTIPVRALLCSYKCFNMAGYSYYGVARR; translated from the exons ATGACGGAGTCAGTGTTAATAGCTTTATATCGCAATGCGACTTCTTTAAATTTGACTTGCAAGAAACTAAAGGTGGTTCCCACGTGTGTGTCCACAATAGCAAACCTGTCAGTTCTCCTGTTGAACAACAACTCGATCTGCGCGCTGCCCGCGGAGCTGCGCGCGCTGCGACAC CTCGCTGAGCTGAATTTAGGAAATAATGCCTTGAATGAGGTTCCTGCTGTGTTGGGCCATCTGgagtcgttgaagaaactgtaTCTGTTCAGCAACCAGATCACAGCCCTGCCACCTGATGTGATCG aTGGTTTACGAAACCTTGTTGTGCTCAATCTAAACCACAACCGGATTCGAAGACTTCCACCGGAGATTAAAAG TTTGAGTCGGCTGCGACATCTGAGTGTGCTGGACAATGAGCTGGAGGAGGTCCCTGTCGAGTTGGGTCATCTTACCGAGTTGACTGAGGTTAACTTGACTTCCAATAATTTGTCCTGGCTACCTCCGCAGCTGTACAAGTGTAAAGACCTAACCAAGTTGCATGTAGCCAGAAACAAACTGACCAGCCTCCCAGAG GGAATTGTTGCATTGGCAAAACTCAGAGTCCTGGACGTGGCTGGAAACAAGTTGTACATGTTCCCTGCTGAG TTTCACCTGCTGCCCCTGAGGGAGCTTTACTATGAAGGCAACAGGTTTGTGCGCTGTGAGCCGATGTCATCAGTGCAGGATGTGGAAGTGCTTACGTTAAAG GAACTGGCTGCCAGATTTGTTTTGCAGGAGGACAGGAAGCAGTCTTCTCTGGTCCACACGATGCTTCCCCACTACCCAACGCTGACCGCCCTGTTGGATAATTGCAGCTGTTGTGCGTTCTGCCGGAAGCCCTTCCTCGGCACCTGGCTGGAGTGTGTGCATTTTATCAACCTGAAGAAG GACATGAAAATGAAAAGTTTGCAGACTATTCCAGTGCGAGCTCTTCTTTGTTCATACAAGTGCTTCAATATGGCTGGATACTCCTATTATGGTGTTGCCAGAAGATAA
- the sgo1 gene encoding shugoshin 1, giving the protein MARERPQKKSFQQSLEDIKERMKEKRNTRMARALAPRRARSKLINNSSVVNSIQTILKGVQLNNKELAVALQAEKEKGRQANAVILQLKREQQALFLHLLLLRKKLKEQEALAASATQTKAPNVLVEPKHYEDSTRRKPSSPNLDKPTVCKSSPICADHTSSEKIVHSDQQVVLPSTVSVRRHRADRRSRRRSERVKKSLSEGDPIIGVGTLIASPIYSDHENTNQPQQEAKMDFADPVGTEDFLHSTPEPVPPKNSNNQQRPSRKKAQQQPRTKPEPAPQKVERGRKPDRAPLKKPWENPKPKARSKSRDRSATRAQTAMLSQGNKLNSSLGFNDTFDFDCEEAVHVTPFRAKAKDNQSTLLSEETPQPEATPMLSIQIESSSSSTASESEDSLYVPQKSRRPQTSPDLTKGITTRRGRHSKVVREKEIIPPKQEICVFRDEESSPKDVEQPDKKEAHHSPDCSFSNSPETTLLRQGNPQKPPRGANEKDCFLPVSPLVEVEMMRIDTVLSNFGNSSGEAPHLPHQTPLRIKKCKKRGLGVRTAGRGLSLCDVTNLSPAAYRKLSHDGSQSSDARCCAPVPPRKRRCTMVVDYKEPTLNAKLRRGDKFTDLQFLRSPIFKKNSGRRSVQKSRNSISSQQPFDKYNESFVGCR; this is encoded by the exons ATGGCGAGAGAACGGCCCCAGAAAAAGTCCTTCCAGCAGAGTCTGGAGGACATCAaggagaggatgaaggagaagaggaacacaCGGATGGCTCGTGCTTTAGCCCCCAGAAGAGCACGGTCTAAGCTGATCAACAACAGCAGTG tgGTTAATTCCATTCAGACTATTCTGAAGGGTGtccagctgaacaacaaggAGCTAGCAGTTGCTCTGCAAGCTGAGAAGGAAAAAGGGAGACAGGCGAATGCAGTGATCCTGCAGCTGAAAAGGGAGCAGCAGGCCCTGTTCCTCCACCTGCTTCTGCTCAGGAAGAAGCTCAAAGAGCAGGAGGCTCTTGCAGCGAGTGCTACACAG ACGAAAGCTCCAAATGTCCTTGTGGAACCCAAACACTATGAGGATTCAACGAG GAGGAAGCCGTCCAGCCCGAACCTTGATAAGCCCACTGTGTGCAAATCCTCACCCATCTGTGCCG aCCATACGTCTTCCGAAAAGATAGTACATTCTGACCAGCAGGTTGTGCTGCCATCTACAGTGAGTGTGAGACGTCACCGTGCGGAtagaagaagcaggaggaggtctGAACGCGTGAAGAAATCGTTGAGTGAGGGCGACCCCATCATAGGTGTGGGCACTTTGATAGCAAGTCCTATTTACAGTGACCATGAAAATACAAATCAGCCACAGCAAGAAGCAAAAATGGACTTCGCAGACCCTGTTGGCACTGAGGATTTTCTGCATTCTACTCCTGAACCTGTTCCACCCAAAAACAGCAACAACCAGCAGCGGCCCAGCAGGAAAAAAGCCCAGCAACAGCCCCGAACCAAACCAGAACCGGCTCCACAGAAAGTAGAGAGAGGTCGCAAACCAGACCGTGCCCCTTTGAAGAAACCGTGGGAGAATCCCAAACCCAAAGCTCGCTCCAAGAGTCGAGACCGGTCAGCCACACGGGCCCAAACAGCAATGCTGTCACAAGGGAACAAGCTCAACAGCTCACTGGGTTTTAATGACACATTTGACTTTGATTGTGAAGAGGCGGTTCACGTCACACCGTTTAGGGCCAAGGCAAAGGACAATCAGTCCACACTCCTGAGCGAAGAGACTCCTCAACCTGAGGCGACACCGATGCTTTCCATACAGATTGAATCCAGCTCGTCATCAACAGCCTCTGAATCGGAGGACAGTCTTTATGTACCTCAGAAGAGCCGACGGCCACAGACTTCTCCCGACCTGACCAAAGGGATCACCACTCGTAGAGGCCGGCACTCTAAAGTcgtcagagagaaagaaatcatTCCACCAAAACAAGAGATCTGCG TCTTTAGAGATGAAGAGTCAAGTCCTAAGGATGTAGAGCAGCCTGACAAGAAAGAAGCTCATCACTCCCCTGACTGTAGCTTCTCAAACAGTCCTGAGACAACGTTGTTGAGACAGGGAAATCCCCAAA AGCCTCCGAGAGGGGCTAATGAGAAGGATTGCTTCCTGCCTGTCAGCCCTCTGGTGGAAGTGGAGATGATGAGAATAGACACTGTCCTGTCTAATTTTGGTAATTCGTCTGGTGAAGCTCCTCATTTACCTCACCAAACACCCCTGAGGATCAAGAAGTGCAAGAAAC GTGGGCTTGGTGTCAGGACAGCAGGGCGGGGCTTGAGTCTGTGTGATGTGACCAATCTGTCCCCTGCAGCCTATCGCAAATTGTCCCATGATGGCTCACAGTCCTCTGACGCCCGATGCTGCGCTCCGGTCCCTCCTCGCAAGCGTCGCTGCACCATGGTGGTGGACTACAAGGAACCCACGCTAAATGC GAAACTTCGGCGTGGAGACAAGTTCACAGACTTGCAGTTCCTCCGTTCTCCTATTTTCAAGAAAAATTCTGGCAGGAGGTCTGTGCAGAAATCGAGGAATTCAATTAGCAGCCAGCAGCCATTTGATAAATACAATGAGTCATTTGTGGGATGTCGCTGA
- the otud6b gene encoding deubiquitinase OTUD6B isoform X2 has protein sequence MEEETVETSEEQLAKQHRKEKKDMQAKIQSMKNAIPKNDKKRRKQLTEEIAKIEADLNQKHEEELRPLTSTADTEVEQVLNGVEAINMDDEEEEEGKQPRLTKAQKRRDKKAAEEKERESRIAEAEVENLQGVRHLEGLKLAQKLAQQQLQIKEISSDGHCMYRAIEDQLAQRSKPGLITCVKDLRSRSAEHMRGHADDFLPFLTNTNTGDMYTTDEFEKYCSDVEHTAAWGGQLELQALTQVLHLPIEVIQADSATIKIGEEFESQPITLVYMRHAYGLGEHYNSVEVLKDPASVEDG, from the exons atggaggaggagacagtGGAGACATCCGAGGAGCAGCTGGCAAAACAGCACCGCAAGGAGAAGAAAGATATGCAAG CTAAAATCCAGAGCATGAAAAATGCGATCCCCAAAAATGACAAGAAAAGGAGGAAACAGTTGACAGAGGAGATTGCAAAAATTGAGGCTGATCTCAACCAGAAGCATGAGGAAGAATTGAGGCCACTCACATCTACAGCTGACACAGAG GTGGAACAGGTGTTAAATGGAGTGGAGGCCataaatatggacgatgaagaagaagaggaggggaaacagCCACGTTTAACCAAGGCCCAGAAAAGAAGG GACAAGAAGGCTgccgaggagaaagagagagagagcaggataGCGGAGGCCGAGGTAGAAAACCTGCAAGGTGTGAGGCACCTGGAGGGTTTAAAGCTGGCTCAGAAACTCGCACAACAGCAGCTTCAGATCAAGGAAATCTCCTCTGACGGCCACTGCATGTACCGCGCCATTGAAGATCAGCTGGCACAGCGGTCAAAG CCTGGATTAATCACGTGTGTGAAGGACCTGCGATCCCGCAGTGCTGAGCACATGAGAGGCCACGCTGACgacttcctccctttcctcaccaacaccaacactgGTGACATGTACACAACAG ATGAGTTTGAGAAATATTGCAGTGACGTGGAGCACACAGCAGCTTGGGGTGGGCAACTGGAA TTGCAAGCTTTGACCCAAGTTCTTCACTTGCCAATAGAAGTGATCCAGGCCGACTCTGCAACTATAAAAATCGGGGAGGAATTTGAGAGTCAACCCATCACCCTTGT CTATATGCGTCATGCCTATGGACTCGGAGAGCACTACAATTCTGTGGAGGTGCTGAAGGACCCAGCCAGTGTCGAGGACGGCTGA
- the kat2b gene encoding histone acetyltransferase KAT2B isoform X2 yields MADSAGIQQGSPAIGAAGLVPAAPGAGGTEGSGAAGGSARIAVKKAQLRSSSRPKKLEKLGVYSSCKAEGACKCNGWKSQNPPPTPPRTDQPSSTVNLQEPCRSCSHTLGDHVTHLENVSEEEMNRLLGIVLDVEYLYTCVHKEEDADTKQVYFSLFKLLRKSILQMGKPMLEAQESPPFEKPSIEQGVNNFVQYKFSHLPIKERQTIMELAKMFLNQINYWQLETPSQRRQRVPNEDAAGYKANYTRWLCYCNVPQFCDSLPRYETTQIFGRTLLRSVFTVMRKQLLEQARQEKDKLPPEKRTLILTHFPKFLSMLEEEVYSHSSAIWRQDFLAGAPGGQIPIHTVISAPSVARPLYYSTSPVPVDQSTCGSVSPARKTVSVLEPSPVGEKRKPTEPLPHEESKRPRVVGDIPVELINEVMATMTDPAAIPETSLLSAHSARDEAARLEERRGVIEFHVIGNSLNQKPNKRILMWLVGLQNVFSHQLPRMPKEYITRLVFDPKHKTLSLIKDGRVIGGICFRMFPSQGFTEIVFCAVTSNEQVKGYGTHLMNHLKEYHIKHEILNFLTYADEYAIGYFKKQGFSKDIKVPKAKYVGYIKDYEGATLMGCELNPSIPYTEFSVIIKKQKEIIKKLIERKQAQIRKVYPGLSCFKEGVRQIPIENIPGIRETGWKPVGKGKELKDPDQLYSTLKTILQHVKSHPNAWPFMEPVKKTEAPGYYQVIRFPMDLKTMSERLKSRYYTTRKLFMADMQRIFTNCREYNPPESEYYKCANLLEKFLYTKIKEAGLIEK; encoded by the exons ATGGCCGACAGCGCTGGGATTCAGCAAGGTTCGCCGGCCATCGGGGCTGCGGGCCTGGTTCCGGCCGCACCTGGAGCCGGGGGGACGGAAGGCTCCGGCGCCGCTGGAGGATCCGCACGTATCGCCGTGAAGAAGGCGCAACTCCGCTCTTCATCTCGGCCAAAGAAACTGGAAAAACTCGGAGTGTATTCATCCTGCAAA GCTGAGGGAGCCTGCAAGTGTAATGGCTGGAAAAGTCAAAACCCCCCTCCCACACCCCCACGTACCGACCAGCCGTCTAGCACAGTCAACCTGCAGGAGCCTTGCCGGAGCTGCTCTCACACTTTGG GTGATCATGTGACccatttagaaaatgtttcTGAGGAGGAAATGAACAGACTATTGGGTATTGTCCTGGATGTAGAGTATCTCTACACATGTGTTCACAAAGAGGAGGATGCTGACACTAAACAGGTCTACTTTTCCCTCTTCAAA CTGTTGAGGAAATCCATCCTACAGATGGGTAAACCAATGCTGGAAGCACAGGAGAGTCCTCCATTTGAAAAACCCAGCATCGAGCAG GGGGTGAACAACTTTGTCCAGTACAAATTCAGCCACCTGCCCATTAAGGAACGTCAAACCATCATGGAACTGGCCAAGATGTTTCTCAACCAAATCAACTACTGGCAGCTTGAAACGCCCTCTCAGAGACGCCAGAGGGTTCCTAATGAGGATGCCGCTGGATACAAAGCCAACTACACCAG GTGGCTGTGCTACTGCAACGTGCCTCAGTTCTGTGACAGTCTGCCCCGGTACGAGACCACTCAGATCTTCGGCCGGACGCTGTTGCGTTCAGTGTTCACTGTGATGAGGAAACAACTGCTGGAGCAGGCGAGACAGGAAAAGGACAAGTTGCCACCAGAAAAACGTACACTCATCCTCACACACTTTCCCAA GTTCCTGTccatgctggaggaggaggtgtacaGCCATAGTTCTGCGATCTGGAGACAAGACTTCTTGGCAGGAGCGCCAGGAGGGCAGATACCTatccacacag TTATCAGTGCGCCCTCTGTGGCCAGGCCATTGTACTACAGCACCAGCCCCGTGCCAGTGGACCAATCGACCTGCGGCAGTGTCAGCCCTGCCAGGAAAACAGTTTCTGTATTGGAGCCAAGCCCAG TTGGAGAAAAGCGTAAACCCACTGAGCCACTGCCCCATGAGGAAAGCAAGAGACCGAGGGTAGTGGGCGACATCCCCGTGGAGCTCATCAATGAGGTCATGGCAACCATGACCGATCCTGCCGCCATTCCAGAG ACCAGTCTGCTGTCAGCTCACTCTGCACGCGATGAAGCTGCTCGCCTCGAGGAGCGCAGGGGGGTGATTGAATTCCACGTTATTGGTAACTCCCTAAATCAGAAGCCCAATAAGAGGATCTTGATGTGGCTCGTCGGCCTCCAGAACGTGTTCTCTCACCAGCTGCCCCGCATGCCCAAGGAGTACATCACGCGGCTGGTCTTTGATCC GAAGCACAAGACGCTGTCACTTATCAAAGATGGCCGCGTGATCGGAGGGATCTGCTTTCGAATGTTTCCATCGCAGGGCTTCACGGAGATTGTCTTTTGTGCGGTGACCTCCAACGAACAGGTCAAG GGTTATGGGACACATTTAATGAACCACCTGAAGGAATATCACATAAAGCATGAAATCCTCAACTTCCTCACTTACGCTGATGAGTACGCCATTGGCTACTTCAAGAAACAG GGTTTCTCAAAGGACATCAAGGTTCCCAAGGCCAAATACGTGGGCTACATCAAGGACTATGAAGGAGCCACGCTCATGGGCTGTGAACTCAACCCCAGCATTCCCTACACCGAGTTTTCTGTCATTATCAAGAAGcagaaggag ATCATCAAAAAGCTGATCGAGAGGAAGCAGGCGCAGATCAGAAAAGTCTATCCGGGGCTTTCCTGTTTTAAGGAAGGAGTTCGACAGATTCCCATCGAGAACATTCCTGGAATAC GTGAAACTGGCTGGAAGCCTGTGGGCAAAGG GAAGGAATTGAAGGACCCAGATCAATTGTACAGCACTCTGAAGACTATCCTGCAGCATGTGAAG AGTCACCCGAATGCCTGGCCTTTCATGGAGCCAGTGAAGAAAACAGAGGCACCCGGGTACTATCAAGTAATTCGCTTCCCAATGG ACCTTAAGACAATGAGCGAGCGTCTGAAGAGCAGATACTACACGACACGCAAGTTGTTCATGGCCGACATGCAGCGCATCTTCACCAACTGTCGGGAATACAACCCTCCAGAGAGCGAGTACTATAAGTGTGCCAATTTACTGGAGAAATTCCTCTACACCAAGATCAAAGAAGCAGGCCTCATTGAAAAGTAG